In Aquimarina sp. TRL1, a single window of DNA contains:
- a CDS encoding GTP cyclohydrolase — MITTKEITSKGDLTTFVKFPFEIYKNSPYYVPPIIKEELDAIDPLKNPVFKNAVAKYFLAYKNNKVVGRIAAIINWIEVKEQKKKKVRFGWLDMIDDIEVTKALLQEVIKFGVEHSLEFMEGPVGFSNMDKAGILIKGFEELNTMITWYNHPYYRTHLEQLGFEDAATWVEYRIKVPTKTKDKVVKFADIIKDRYNLKLITFKNSKAILPYVNEMFDLLNKTYSSLQTFVPIQQYQIDMYKEKYIPYINPDFITCISDEKGKLIAFSIVMPSFSKALKKMKGKMFPFGFLHILKAQRKNNTAAFYLIGIDPEYQNKGVTALIFKEMNETFIRKGIKIVETNPELEENKAIQALWNGYEHELHKMRRTYKKAL, encoded by the coding sequence ATGATTACGACAAAAGAAATTACCTCAAAAGGAGATTTAACCACGTTTGTTAAATTTCCTTTTGAAATATACAAGAATTCCCCTTATTATGTTCCCCCAATCATAAAAGAAGAACTGGATGCCATTGACCCTTTAAAAAATCCTGTCTTCAAAAATGCCGTAGCTAAATATTTTTTAGCCTACAAAAACAATAAAGTTGTGGGACGTATTGCCGCAATTATCAACTGGATAGAAGTAAAAGAACAAAAAAAGAAAAAAGTTCGCTTTGGTTGGTTAGATATGATTGATGATATCGAAGTTACCAAAGCATTATTACAAGAAGTAATCAAATTTGGCGTAGAACATTCTCTGGAATTTATGGAAGGACCGGTTGGTTTTTCTAATATGGACAAGGCGGGAATTCTTATTAAAGGTTTTGAAGAACTCAATACCATGATCACCTGGTACAATCATCCTTATTATCGTACCCACCTAGAACAGTTAGGTTTTGAAGATGCTGCTACCTGGGTAGAATATCGCATAAAAGTCCCCACCAAAACAAAAGACAAGGTTGTTAAGTTTGCAGATATTATTAAGGATCGCTATAATCTAAAACTTATCACTTTCAAAAACAGTAAGGCAATTTTACCTTATGTAAATGAAATGTTTGATCTTTTAAACAAAACCTATAGCAGCCTACAAACCTTTGTCCCTATACAACAATATCAAATCGATATGTATAAGGAGAAATACATCCCATACATCAACCCTGATTTCATTACCTGTATTAGCGATGAAAAAGGAAAACTAATTGCATTCTCTATCGTTATGCCATCTTTCTCCAAGGCACTGAAAAAAATGAAAGGAAAAATGTTTCCTTTTGGCTTTTTACACATTCTTAAAGCACAACGAAAAAACAATACAGCAGCCTTTTATTTAATAGGAATTGATCCTGAATATCAAAACAAAGGAGTAACAGCACTCATCTTTAAGGAAATGAATGAAACCTTTATCAGAAAAGGGATTAAAATTGTAGAAACCAACCCTGAACTGGAGGAAAACAAAGCAATACA
- a CDS encoding transporter: MSPKSILILISFLTISYSLSAQYTKKINTNRPGRSQGAFSVGNNVLQGEGGFGFGKEKHTLRDTQTSFFTMDYEARYGLLIEQLEIRLDGTARGDVVKRTVGANEQKTTRFNFVNNTIGAKYLVFDPYKRPKKDSIDLNSWKAQHRFKWKTLIPAVSVYAGMNFNTADNPFTPVDDPSISPKFVLITQNNWTTNNFKNWVLVTNIIIDKITTENPTYGWIITTTHTINDNWAVFGEYQGQKSDFYSDDLFRIGGAYLLNNDIQFDASLTTNFKDTPSIFSLNFGGAYRFDWHKKDEIILEEGESIGIQENPDDLEDNEEDDFEDIDSEFEEEENDTLNARKTPFINDFEDDDHRQEIERELDERRTAERLERERIANEKQAKKDDKKFRKEERRRLKREAKEAKRAEKARLKEEKEKAKMIKEIDKELDQMEKEQGVDQELDEIDKELQKLDNLEKELFNEEEKDTKELEKAKEKELEEEEEDIDAQYEQMKKEEERAQKEEEKRLKKEEKRRKKEEKKRKKEEAKAKKAAEKAKKEEEEKEKELEEDDGEGL, translated from the coding sequence ATGAGCCCAAAATCTATTCTGATACTTATTAGCTTTCTCACAATAAGCTATTCTTTATCAGCGCAGTACACCAAAAAAATAAACACAAACAGACCTGGAAGATCTCAGGGAGCATTCTCTGTGGGGAATAATGTGCTTCAAGGAGAAGGTGGTTTCGGGTTTGGTAAAGAAAAGCATACATTGCGCGATACCCAAACAAGCTTTTTTACAATGGACTACGAAGCACGCTATGGGTTATTGATAGAACAATTAGAAATACGCCTTGATGGAACTGCTCGCGGGGATGTAGTAAAAAGAACCGTTGGTGCTAATGAACAGAAAACAACTCGTTTTAATTTTGTCAACAATACAATTGGAGCAAAATATTTGGTATTTGATCCTTATAAAAGACCTAAGAAAGATTCTATAGACCTCAATAGTTGGAAAGCACAACATCGATTTAAATGGAAAACACTTATTCCAGCAGTTTCTGTATATGCCGGAATGAACTTCAATACAGCTGATAACCCATTTACACCTGTAGATGACCCTAGTATCAGCCCTAAATTTGTACTAATTACCCAAAACAACTGGACTACCAATAATTTTAAAAACTGGGTATTAGTCACGAATATCATTATAGATAAGATCACAACCGAAAACCCTACATATGGATGGATTATCACCACCACGCATACGATCAATGACAACTGGGCTGTCTTTGGGGAATATCAAGGGCAAAAAAGTGATTTCTACAGTGATGATCTTTTTAGAATCGGAGGAGCTTATCTATTAAATAACGATATACAGTTTGATGCCAGTTTGACTACAAATTTTAAAGACACTCCTTCTATATTCTCACTAAACTTTGGAGGAGCCTATCGATTTGATTGGCACAAAAAAGATGAAATTATCTTAGAAGAAGGAGAAAGTATCGGAATACAAGAAAACCCGGATGACCTCGAAGATAATGAAGAGGATGATTTCGAAGATATTGATTCTGAATTCGAAGAAGAAGAAAACGATACATTAAACGCTAGAAAAACACCATTCATTAACGACTTCGAAGATGATGATCATCGACAGGAAATCGAAAGAGAATTGGATGAACGCAGAACAGCAGAACGATTAGAACGAGAGCGAATCGCTAATGAAAAACAAGCTAAAAAAGACGACAAAAAATTCAGAAAAGAAGAACGAAGACGTCTTAAGCGAGAAGCAAAAGAAGCTAAAAGAGCTGAAAAAGCCCGTTTAAAAGAAGAAAAAGAAAAGGCTAAGATGATCAAGGAAATTGACAAAGAGCTTGATCAAATGGAAAAAGAACAAGGAGTCGATCAGGAACTGGATGAGATTGATAAAGAACTACAAAAACTAGACAATCTAGAAAAGGAGCTCTTCAATGAAGAAGAAAAGGATACGAAAGAACTTGAAAAAGCGAAAGAAAAAGAGCTGGAAGAAGAGGAAGAAGACATTGATGCTCAATATGAGCAAATGAAAAAAGAAGAAGAAAGGGCTCAAAAGGAAGAAGAAAAGCGATTAAAGAAAGAAGAAAAGAGAAGAAAAAAGGAAGAAAAGAAAAGAAAGAAAGAAGAGGCAAAAGCTAAAAAAGCTGCAGAAAAAGCCAAGAAAGAAGAAGAAGAAAAGGAAAAAGAGTTAGAAGAGGATGACGGAGAAGGATTATAA
- a CDS encoding DUF4834 family protein: MQEASVVGVLKIILIIALVYYGVKIITRIFGPLLLKYVTKKAGEKFQQQFDQYQQQQQPSTDGEINYTKKSKRSTSNKEVGEYIDYEEID, encoded by the coding sequence ATGCAAGAAGCTTCCGTTGTAGGGGTATTAAAAATTATTCTCATTATCGCATTAGTGTATTATGGGGTAAAGATTATAACGCGAATATTTGGTCCTCTATTGCTTAAGTATGTAACAAAGAAAGCAGGAGAGAAATTCCAACAACAATTCGATCAGTATCAACAGCAACAGCAGCCGTCTACTGATGGAGAAATTAACTATACTAAAAAATCGAAACGAAGCACTTCTAATAAAGAGGTAGGGGAGTATATCGATTATGAAGAGATTGATTAA
- a CDS encoding YfhO family protein produces the protein MRQSDIVQYTGMARQQTDFRNNTGEEPYWTDSAFGGMPTYQLGAQYPHSYLKKIDRLIRFLPRPADYLFLYFIGFYILLLVLKVDYKLAFLGSLAFGFSTYFIIIIGVGHNAKAHAIGYMPLVLSGILLIFKKKRILGFGVLALSMGLEIAANHFQMTYYLFLAVLIMGICYLVDAFKKKTLPAFFQSVGIMVVAVLFSVLMNATSLLATKEYTKYSTRGSSDITITADGSQKTSSGLDYEYITTYSYGILESFNLFIPRFMGGSSSENIGKDAHIYEKLLAMGASPSQASMYTEGAPTYWGDQPFVGAPAYIGAVVLFLFVLALYLVKGKLKWWLVGASVLTLLLSWGKNFSVLTTLFIDYFPMYDKFRAVSSIQVIIELCVPILAVVGLQRFFSNKVTEEEKTTALKYATGIVGGIAILFLLLKGTLFNFVGARDGMLIQQLGLDFVDALKEDRKAIFTADTLRSLVLVLLVAGGCWAYLKNKIKQPLLIVGIAILIVFDLVVIDRKYVNNDNFVSAKEFRSAFVATKADNKILEDKGHYRVYDLLGDPFNSGRASYFHNALGGYHAAKMGRIQDLFEFYISKGDVSILNMFNVKYFITKDEKGAIVQENPYTNGNAWFVSSLKEVTTADDEILGLKGLKNKETALIHTDFSVKNTQYSVDSLATIKLQTHQPNKLVYTTNNSAAGFAVFSEVYYKDGWQAYIDGKPVSHVRVNYILRGLEIPEGKHTVTFAFEPQVIQTGSTITVASSILFILLLAGFIFYDFRKNKKGTHTDQAH, from the coding sequence ATGCGGCAAAGTGATATTGTCCAATACACTGGAATGGCACGTCAGCAAACAGATTTCAGAAATAATACCGGAGAAGAGCCCTATTGGACAGATAGTGCTTTTGGAGGAATGCCAACTTACCAGTTGGGAGCGCAGTATCCACATAGTTATTTAAAAAAAATAGATCGATTGATTCGGTTTTTACCCAGACCAGCAGATTATTTATTTCTTTATTTTATAGGGTTTTATATTTTGTTATTGGTGCTAAAAGTAGATTATAAGCTTGCTTTTCTAGGGAGTTTGGCTTTTGGTTTTTCTACCTATTTCATCATTATTATTGGAGTGGGACATAATGCAAAGGCACATGCTATAGGCTATATGCCTTTGGTATTAAGTGGAATTTTATTGATTTTTAAGAAAAAACGAATCTTAGGGTTCGGAGTATTAGCATTATCAATGGGATTAGAGATAGCGGCTAATCATTTTCAGATGACATACTACTTGTTTTTGGCAGTATTGATTATGGGAATATGTTATTTGGTCGATGCGTTTAAGAAGAAAACACTTCCTGCTTTTTTTCAATCTGTAGGAATTATGGTTGTGGCAGTGTTGTTTTCTGTATTGATGAATGCCACAAGCTTGCTGGCTACAAAAGAATACACAAAATACAGTACCAGGGGGTCTTCTGATATAACGATCACGGCAGATGGTTCGCAAAAAACAAGTTCGGGCTTAGATTATGAGTATATTACTACTTATAGTTATGGTATTCTGGAAAGCTTTAATTTATTTATTCCTCGTTTTATGGGAGGGTCTTCTTCTGAAAATATAGGAAAAGATGCGCATATCTATGAGAAATTATTGGCTATGGGAGCCAGTCCTTCTCAGGCATCTATGTATACAGAGGGAGCTCCAACATATTGGGGAGATCAGCCTTTTGTAGGCGCCCCGGCCTACATAGGAGCAGTAGTACTATTTTTGTTTGTATTGGCGTTGTATTTAGTGAAAGGAAAACTAAAATGGTGGTTAGTAGGTGCTTCTGTACTAACCTTACTATTATCTTGGGGGAAGAATTTCAGTGTATTGACTACTTTGTTTATTGACTATTTCCCAATGTATGATAAGTTCAGAGCGGTATCTTCTATACAGGTCATTATAGAATTATGTGTACCTATATTAGCAGTTGTTGGTTTACAACGTTTTTTTAGTAATAAGGTTACTGAAGAAGAAAAAACAACAGCCCTGAAGTATGCGACTGGAATTGTCGGAGGAATTGCTATCTTGTTTTTGTTGCTAAAAGGGACTCTTTTTAATTTTGTTGGAGCCAGAGATGGGATGTTGATACAGCAACTAGGGCTTGATTTTGTCGATGCACTTAAGGAGGATAGAAAAGCTATTTTTACGGCAGATACTTTACGATCTTTAGTATTAGTGTTATTAGTTGCCGGAGGCTGTTGGGCATACCTAAAGAATAAAATTAAACAACCGCTGCTCATAGTAGGAATAGCGATATTGATCGTATTTGATTTAGTGGTCATAGATCGCAAATATGTGAATAATGATAACTTCGTATCTGCTAAAGAGTTTCGAAGTGCTTTTGTAGCCACTAAAGCAGATAACAAGATATTAGAAGATAAAGGACATTATCGTGTATACGATTTATTAGGAGATCCTTTTAATAGTGGAAGAGCTTCGTATTTTCATAATGCATTAGGAGGATATCATGCAGCAAAAATGGGAAGAATTCAAGATCTATTCGAATTTTATATTTCCAAAGGAGATGTAAGTATATTGAATATGTTTAATGTCAAGTATTTTATTACCAAAGATGAAAAAGGAGCGATAGTACAGGAAAACCCTTATACGAATGGGAATGCCTGGTTTGTTTCTTCTCTGAAGGAAGTAACAACAGCTGATGATGAAATTCTAGGATTAAAAGGATTAAAAAATAAAGAGACGGCACTTATTCATACTGATTTTTCTGTAAAAAATACTCAGTATTCGGTAGATAGTTTGGCAACGATTAAGTTACAAACTCATCAACCTAATAAGCTAGTATATACTACGAATAATTCAGCGGCAGGATTTGCTGTTTTTTCTGAAGTTTATTACAAAGATGGATGGCAGGCATATATTGATGGGAAGCCAGTATCTCATGTTCGTGTAAATTATATACTAAGAGGGTTAGAGATTCCAGAAGGAAAGCATACAGTTACGTTTGCCTTTGAACCGCAGGTGATACAAACAGGAAGTACAATTACAGTTGCAAGCTCTATTTTGTTTATACTGTTATTGGCAGGTTTTATCTTCTATGACTTTAGAAAAAATAAAAAAGGAACACATACTGATCAGGCGCATTAA
- a CDS encoding glycosyltransferase family 4 protein has translation MKKVLIITYYWPPAGGPGVQRWLKFVKYLREYAIDPVVFVPENPTYPIKDTSLSTEIPEDITVLKRSIFEPYRFAQFFSKKDTNTISKGIIARGEKQSFIQRLLLYIRGNYFIPDARKFWVKPSVRFLKKYLKKHQIDTIITTGPPHSVHLIGLELKKEMGSKWVADFRDPWTTIGYHDKLKLGKRAKEKHTSLEEEVLTNADHVLVTSNTTKHEFEAITLQPITVITNGYDYEKGVEVSLSDRFTISHIGSLLSGRNPVMLWKALYDLTEEHPDFATSLEIQLVGAVSEDVLESIKGAGLTSFLTLKGYVSHQEAVAIQRSSQLLVLIEIDVPETRCIIPGKLFEYMVSNRPILAIGPEGADIEGLIKETNTGVFYQYRDYTDIKKQLWEYYQQFLKGTLQTQPIGLQRFSRKELTRTLSEVLKKL, from the coding sequence ATGAAGAAAGTATTGATTATAACATATTATTGGCCGCCAGCAGGAGGTCCAGGGGTACAACGATGGTTAAAGTTCGTAAAATACCTTAGAGAATATGCTATAGATCCGGTGGTGTTTGTCCCGGAAAATCCGACATATCCTATAAAAGATACCTCATTATCGACAGAAATACCTGAGGATATTACGGTACTTAAGCGTTCTATTTTCGAACCCTATCGATTTGCTCAGTTTTTTTCTAAAAAAGACACCAATACAATTAGTAAAGGAATTATAGCTAGGGGAGAAAAACAATCATTTATACAGCGGTTGTTATTGTATATTAGAGGGAACTACTTTATCCCGGATGCCAGAAAGTTTTGGGTAAAACCATCGGTTCGCTTTTTAAAAAAATATCTCAAAAAACATCAGATAGATACGATTATTACAACCGGTCCTCCACATAGTGTTCATCTTATAGGCTTAGAGCTCAAAAAAGAGATGGGCAGTAAATGGGTGGCAGATTTTAGAGACCCCTGGACTACTATCGGGTATCATGATAAATTGAAGCTGGGAAAACGGGCTAAAGAAAAACACACATCATTAGAAGAGGAAGTATTGACGAATGCAGATCATGTTTTGGTAACAAGTAATACCACAAAACATGAGTTTGAAGCCATCACACTACAACCAATAACAGTAATTACTAATGGTTATGATTACGAGAAGGGAGTAGAAGTTTCATTGTCAGATCGTTTTACGATCTCTCATATTGGTTCTTTATTGTCAGGGAGAAATCCTGTTATGTTATGGAAAGCACTATACGATCTTACCGAAGAACATCCTGATTTTGCTACTTCATTAGAGATACAATTGGTAGGAGCAGTAAGTGAGGATGTATTAGAAAGTATAAAAGGAGCAGGATTGACCTCTTTTTTAACATTAAAAGGATATGTGTCTCATCAAGAAGCAGTGGCTATTCAGCGTAGCAGTCAATTATTAGTTTTAATAGAAATCGATGTTCCAGAGACACGCTGTATCATCCCTGGTAAATTGTTTGAGTATATGGTGTCAAATCGCCCGATATTAGCTATTGGACCGGAAGGAGCAGATATTGAAGGGTTGATCAAAGAAACAAATACTGGAGTTTTTTATCAATATAGGGATTATACGGATATCAAAAAACAACTGTGGGAATACTATCAGCAGTTTTTAAAAGGGACATTACAAACGCAGCCAATAGGCTTGCAGCGTTTTAGTAGAAAAGAATTAACCCGTACGTTATCAGAAGTCCTGAAGAAATTATAA
- a CDS encoding polysaccharide biosynthesis C-terminal domain-containing protein, whose product MGVVIKQSIRNIITTCVGFGLGAVNTLFLMTWFLEQEYYGLISYVISAANLVWPFLIFGAHNTLVKFFSAYTDSSEQHRLLSWLLLIPLFLSVVLAGMGILLYQQLLVFFDGENAIVKPYVWTIFVLAFAITYFEVFYAWAKVKLQSAFGNFLKEIFTRFGIAVLLILVAVKIIEVQAFVYWLMAVYILRLFIMMGYALSLHRTFRFRWTLPSNYSSVFKYSGLIVLAGSVASFLIDLDKVMIERFMPIGNLANYTICAYIASVIIMPSRAMHQITYPLTAKLINEKQYDALRTLYRKSALNLFVISGLFFVLILCNVHQLFELISDKYQLHIWVILFIGLTKLYDNFLGNNNAVLYNSDYYRIVLIIGIGMALLAFVLNALCIPFFGIKGAALATFIAVFVYNTMKLWIVYQKFGMHPFSKRIVGGGILILTATAAFYFWEFSFSPIVNIVLKSILIGISYVGAVLLTKLSPDITDIIRKIPRGA is encoded by the coding sequence GTGGGGGTCGTCATAAAACAATCCATACGTAATATAATTACTACCTGTGTGGGCTTTGGTCTTGGAGCTGTTAATACCTTGTTTTTAATGACCTGGTTTCTGGAGCAGGAGTATTACGGATTGATTAGTTATGTAATATCTGCAGCCAATCTTGTTTGGCCTTTTTTAATTTTTGGAGCTCATAATACATTAGTGAAGTTTTTTTCCGCCTATACAGATTCATCAGAACAGCATCGTTTATTGAGTTGGTTATTACTAATTCCATTATTCTTGTCTGTAGTATTAGCAGGAATGGGAATACTGCTTTATCAGCAGTTACTCGTATTTTTTGATGGAGAGAATGCGATTGTAAAGCCTTATGTGTGGACTATTTTTGTGTTGGCATTTGCTATTACATATTTTGAAGTGTTTTATGCCTGGGCCAAAGTAAAACTGCAGAGTGCTTTTGGAAACTTTCTCAAAGAAATATTTACCCGATTTGGAATTGCTGTTTTATTGATATTAGTAGCAGTAAAGATAATAGAAGTCCAAGCATTTGTTTATTGGTTAATGGCGGTTTATATACTTCGGTTATTTATAATGATGGGCTATGCCTTATCGCTTCATCGTACTTTTAGGTTTCGATGGACGCTTCCATCTAATTATAGCTCTGTTTTTAAATACTCCGGTTTAATTGTATTAGCGGGGTCAGTAGCTTCTTTTTTGATTGATTTGGATAAAGTAATGATTGAACGTTTTATGCCTATCGGTAATTTAGCCAATTATACGATTTGTGCTTATATCGCCAGTGTGATTATTATGCCTTCCAGAGCTATGCATCAAATAACATATCCATTAACAGCAAAGTTGATTAATGAGAAGCAGTATGATGCTCTGAGAACTTTATATCGAAAAAGTGCTTTGAATTTATTTGTGATTAGCGGATTGTTTTTTGTCTTGATTTTGTGTAATGTACATCAGCTTTTCGAATTGATTTCAGATAAGTATCAATTACATATTTGGGTTATTCTTTTTATAGGACTTACCAAATTGTATGATAATTTTTTAGGGAATAATAATGCGGTTTTATATAATTCGGATTATTATCGAATTGTATTGATAATAGGGATTGGAATGGCTTTGTTAGCTTTTGTACTAAATGCATTGTGTATTCCTTTTTTTGGGATAAAAGGAGCTGCTTTGGCTACATTCATTGCTGTTTTTGTATATAACACAATGAAGCTTTGGATTGTTTATCAAAAATTCGGGATGCATCCTTTTTCGAAGCGTATTGTTGGAGGAGGGATTCTTATTCTCACGGCTACTGCTGCTTTTTATTTTTGGGAATTTTCTTTTTCTCCGATAGTGAATATTGTTTTAAAGAGTATTTTGATCGGGATAAGTTATGTGGGAGCAGTCTTACTTACAAAGCTTTCTCCTGATATTACTGACATAATAAGAAAAATCCCTCGAGGTGCATAA
- a CDS encoding L-dopachrome tautomerase-related protein, with protein sequence MKLHIISLVLLAITACTTNKEKETNPISKEKPIGTLEVVAEMDINPGNVAVSKEGRIFSSIHPLRATNLQLVEITDSTSYKAFPTEVVQSTIDTKSDTKLDTPLGIIFDTENRLWVIDAGLNIGKTRVFAFDIDRKKEIMRFDIPVELAPKTSFVQDLAVDEKNGFVYLADFGNPGIIVVDIHKRTYRKISHPASMKSEDIDMIIDGNVQHFLGNPARIGLNPITLSADRETLFYGAMNGTKWYQVPTKIIRDQSEDAEIFSHITITGAKPISDGAATDRQNNHYFTNIQNNSIDVLTANKKLKTLKKDPLLDWSDNLRIHKDWLYIAVNQLHKSSAFTGGKDLAKTPFRILKLKFK encoded by the coding sequence ATGAAACTTCATATTATTTCTCTGGTTCTACTAGCGATAACGGCTTGTACTACCAATAAAGAAAAAGAAACGAATCCTATATCCAAGGAAAAACCCATAGGTACGCTGGAAGTTGTAGCAGAAATGGATATCAACCCAGGAAATGTCGCTGTATCTAAAGAAGGAAGAATTTTTTCCAGTATTCATCCATTACGAGCTACCAATCTACAACTTGTAGAGATAACAGATAGCACTAGCTATAAAGCGTTCCCTACTGAAGTAGTGCAATCGACCATAGACACCAAATCAGATACCAAATTAGACACTCCGTTAGGAATCATTTTTGACACCGAAAATCGTTTATGGGTAATCGATGCTGGATTAAACATTGGTAAAACAAGAGTATTTGCTTTTGATATTGATCGTAAAAAAGAAATCATGCGTTTTGACATTCCAGTGGAACTTGCCCCTAAAACCAGTTTCGTTCAGGATCTGGCTGTGGATGAAAAAAATGGGTTTGTATATCTGGCTGATTTTGGTAACCCAGGAATCATCGTAGTAGATATTCATAAAAGAACGTATAGAAAAATAAGCCATCCCGCGAGCATGAAATCAGAGGACATCGATATGATTATCGACGGAAACGTTCAACACTTTTTGGGTAACCCTGCCAGAATAGGTCTAAACCCTATAACACTTTCGGCTGATAGAGAAACCTTATTTTACGGAGCTATGAATGGTACTAAATGGTATCAGGTTCCTACCAAGATAATACGAGATCAAAGTGAAGATGCTGAAATTTTCTCACATATCACCATAACTGGAGCAAAACCGATATCAGATGGCGCTGCAACTGATCGTCAAAACAATCACTATTTTACCAATATTCAAAACAATAGTATTGATGTCTTAACAGCTAATAAAAAATTAAAGACACTAAAAAAAGATCCTTTATTAGATTGGTCTGACAATCTACGAATTCATAAAGACTGGCTTTATATCGCCGTAAATCAATTGCATAAATCTTCTGCTTTTACAGGAGGGAAAGACCTGGCAAAAACTCCATTCAGAATATTAAAACTAAAATTTAAATAA